A stretch of Lutra lutra chromosome 9, mLutLut1.2, whole genome shotgun sequence DNA encodes these proteins:
- the PFDN4 gene encoding prefoldin subunit 4 isoform X1, with product MAATMKKAAAEDVNVTFEDQQKINKFARNTSRITELKEEIEVKKKQLQNLEDACEDIMLADDDCLMIPYQIGDVFISHSQEETQEMLEEAKKNLQEEIDALEARVESIQRVLADLKVQLYAKFGSNINLEADDIAVWR from the exons ATGGCGGCCACCATGAAGAAGGCG gCTGCAGAAGATGTCAACGTTACTTTTGAAGATcaacaaaagataaacaaatttgCACGGAACACGAGTAGAATCACAGAGCTGAAGGAGGAAATAGAAGTTAAAAAG AAACAACTCCAGAATTTAGAAGATGCTTGTGAGGACATCATGCTTGCAGATGATGATTGCTTAATGATACCTTATCAAATTGGTGATGTTTTCATTAGCCATTCTCAAGAAGAAACACAGGAAATGTTAGAAGAAGCAAAG aaaaattTGCAAGAAGAAATCGACGCCTTAGAAGCCAGAGTGGAATCAATTCAGCGAGTGTTAGCGGATCTGAAAGTTCAGTTATATGCAAAATTTGGGAGCAACATAAACCTCGAAGCTGATGAca TTGCTGTTTGGAGGTAG
- the PFDN4 gene encoding prefoldin subunit 4 isoform X2: MAATMKKAAAEDVNVTFEDQQKINKFARNTSRITELKEEIEVKKKQLQNLEDACEDIMLADDDCLMIPYQIGDVFISHSQEETQEMLEEAKKNLQEEIDALEARVESIQRVLADLKVQLYAKFGSNINLEADDS; this comes from the exons ATGGCGGCCACCATGAAGAAGGCG gCTGCAGAAGATGTCAACGTTACTTTTGAAGATcaacaaaagataaacaaatttgCACGGAACACGAGTAGAATCACAGAGCTGAAGGAGGAAATAGAAGTTAAAAAG AAACAACTCCAGAATTTAGAAGATGCTTGTGAGGACATCATGCTTGCAGATGATGATTGCTTAATGATACCTTATCAAATTGGTGATGTTTTCATTAGCCATTCTCAAGAAGAAACACAGGAAATGTTAGAAGAAGCAAAG aaaaattTGCAAGAAGAAATCGACGCCTTAGAAGCCAGAGTGGAATCAATTCAGCGAGTGTTAGCGGATCTGAAAGTTCAGTTATATGCAAAATTTGGGAGCAACATAAACCTCGAAGCTGATGAcagttaa